A window of Callospermophilus lateralis isolate mCalLat2 chromosome 13, mCalLat2.hap1, whole genome shotgun sequence contains these coding sequences:
- the LOC143379472 gene encoding lysozyme-like protein 1 has product MKAAGILSLIGCLVTVTDSKIYTRCKLAKVFARAGLDNYQGFSLGNWICMAYYESRYNTTAQTGLDDGSIDYGIFQINSFTWCRDAKLQEKNHCHVACSALITDDLTDAIICAKKIAKETQGMDYWQGWKKHCEGRELSEWKKGCEVS; this is encoded by the exons ATGAAGGCTGCTGGCATCTTGTCCCTGATTGGCTGTCTGGTCACAGTCACAGACTCCAAAATCTACACTCGCTGCAAACTGGCAAAAGTATTCGCGCGGGCCGGCCTGGACAATTACCAGGGCTTTAGCCTGGGAAACT GGATCTGCATGGCGTACTATGAGAGCCGCTACAACACCACAGCTCAGACTGGCCTGGATGACGGCAGCATTGACTATGGCATCTTTCAGATAAATAGTTTCACGTGGTGCCGAGATGCAAAGCTGCAGGAGAAGAACCACTGTCATGTTGCCTGCTCAG CCTTAATCACTGACGACCTCACAGATGCAATTATCTGTGCCAAGAAAATTGCTAAAGAGACTCAAGGGATGGACTATTG GCAAGGCTGGAAGAAACACTGCGAGGGCAGAGAACTATCTGAGTGGAAAAAAGGATGTGAGGTTTCCTGA